The following nucleotide sequence is from Pseudonocardia sp. C8.
CTCGGCATCGGGCACCACACGGCGGCTCATATGTGGTTATATACCCACCTAACTCGGTCCGGGCAAATCGAGCAGAGGAGAGAAGGCGATGAGTGCACCCGCTCGCGTCCAGAACCCGACGAGTCCGGTCGTCGCGGTGGTCACCGGCGCCGCACGCGGTGTGGGCCGCGGCATCGCGCTCGCCCTGGGCGAGATCGGCGCCACGGTCTACGTCGCCGACCGCGAGACGCGGGCCCGTCGCCGGTCCGAGCTGCCCGGCACCGTCGAGGACACCGCCGAGCAGGTCCGATCCCGCGGCGGGCAGGGCGTGCCCGTGGCCGTCGACGTCACCGACGACGCGGGGGTCGCGGCACTGTTCGAGCGGGTCCGGACCGAGCACGCCGGCCTGGACCTGCTCGTCGCGAACGCCTTCGACGGCAACGCGCTCCCGTTCGCCGGCGGCCCGTTCTGGACCCTGCCCTGGGAGCACTGGCACAACATGATCGACGCCGGCGTCCGCGGCCACGCGCTGACCGCGTGGCACGCCGCGCCCCTGCTGATCCGGCGCCGGGGCCTGGCGGTGCTGACCGGCTACACCGACGGCAACGACACCGGCGTCCTCGCCGGGCACCTGTTCTACGACCTCGCGATGACCGGCATCAGCCGCCTCGCCTACGGGCTTGCCCAGGACCTGCGCCCCCACGGGGTCACCGCGCTGGCCCTCGCGCCCGGCCTGACCCGCACCGAAGCGATCACGGCCGCGCTCGGCGACGCACTGCCGCCCGGCTCCGACTCCATCGAGTTCCCGGGCCGGGCGGTCCGCGCTCTCCTGCAGGACTATGACGTCGCCCGCCACGCCGGGCGCACCCTGCCCGTCCACGACCTCGCCGCCGAGTACGGCTTCACCGACGACGACGGTGCCGCCTGAGGCGCCGACGTCCGAGCGCCGCCCGTGGACGCGGCGGCCATGTCGTGTCCGGCAGCGTCACCCGGTCGAACCATGTCCACCAAGCGGAAAAATGATTCCATTACGAGCGGTGCCGGGCCTGGGTCCGGGCTCGACGGGGAGGAGGGCAGCGTGGGCGACCCCCAGCAGGCGCGGCGCGTGACGGTGCCGCGGTCGGTCCGCGCCGCCACCGACCCGCGTCGGCGTGGCACGGCGACCAGAATCATTCACCACGGAGCCGGCGGCCGGTGTCGTCGATGCTCGCCGCGATCGAGAGGTCATGATGTCGTTGCCTTCCGTGTATGACAGCACCGCCGAATACCCCCGGGACCTGGTCGGCTACGGGGAGGACGGCTACGACCCGAAATGGCCGGGCGGTGCACGGATCGCCGTACAGTTCGTCCTGAACTACGAGGAAGGCGGGGAGAACCACGTTCTCCACGGCGACCCGACCGCCGAGACCTTCCTCTCCGAGATGTTCAACCCGACCCCGTACCCGAGCCGCCACATGTCGATGGACGGCATCTACGAGTACGGCTCCCGCCAGGGCGTGTGGCGGATCCTGCGGGAGTTCGACCGGTTCGGCCTGCCGCTGACCGTCTTCGGCGTGGCTACCGCACTGAAGCGCCATCCCGCGGTCACCGAGGCGTTCCTCAAGCGCGGCCACGAGATCGCCTGCCACGGGCTGAAGTGGATCCACTACCAGGAGGTCCCCGAGGACGTCGAGCGCGCCCACATGGAGCAGGCGCTCGAGATCATGCAGGAGATGACCGGTGGCCTGCCGCTGGGCTGGTACACCGGGCGGGACTCGCCCAACACCCGGCGGCTCGTCGTCGACGACGGGCGCCTGCTCTACGACTCCGACTATTACGGCGACGACCTGCCGTTCTGGATGACGGTCGAGAAGTCCGACGGCGAGAAGAAGCCCCACCTGGTCGTGCCGTACACGCTCGACTGCAACGACATGCGATTCTGCCTGCCGCAGGGATACAGCGACGCGGAACCCTTCTACCGTTACCTCCGCGACCAGTTCGACACCCTCTACGAGGAAGGCGACCCGGACGGGTTGGCGCGCCCCAAGATGATGAGCGTGGGGCTCCACTGCCGCATGGTGGGCCGGCCCGGTCGGCTGACGGCGCTCCGTCGGTTCCTGGAACACATCACCAGCAAGGACGGCGTGTGGGTCGCCACCCGGGGAGACATCGCGCAGCACTGGGTGGAGCACCACTCGCTGCCGGGGGCCTGAACCCACCGGTCGACGGCGGCGCCCCGTGGCGGGGGCGCCGCCATCCCGGCCGCCCCGTGAGCGCGGGCCGCGCGAGGTCGTACGCCGCGGCCTTCGGGGCAGCCGGACGAGTGGGGCTACTCCAGCAGACTCGCGGCGTGGTCCGGCACGTCCCGCTGCACCTCGCGCGGTGGCCGCTCGTAGCCCCCGGTCGCGGGCCGCTCCGGGAGCGTCAGCACCCGCCGGTCGACCGGCTGCCACGGGATCGACGCCAGCAGGTGGTGGATCATGAAGTACCACCGGCCGCGCTCGCGTGCACTCGGTGCCGGCAGCGCGACGATCCGGCAGAACCGGGGGTTGAGGTACTGGCTGACCCGCTGGATCGCACCGCCCTTGCCGGCCGCGTCGCGTCCCTCGAGCACGACGACGATCCGGGAGCCGGTCTCCCGGACCCATTCCTGCAGTCGCAACAGCTCGCCCTGCAGCCGCAACAGCTCGGTCTCGTAGACCTTGCGCGGAAGCTTCCCGGTCGCCATCGGAACACCTCACCAGAGACGTGACGCAGAGGACAGCGTTCCCGGTGGCGCCTCCGGATTTCCTCGCCTAACGTGGTTATTCGCGTCAAGGGCGTCGTTCGTCATCTCGGAGACATAACTCCCCGCTCCTCCCAGGAAGGGTCACCGATGCGTGCCGTCACCACGCGCCCCTCGCTCGCGCTCGCCGCTCTCGCGGTCGGCGCCTTCGCGATCGGCACCGGCGAGTTCGTGATCATGGGTCTGCTGCCCGACGTCGCCGGCGGGCTGGGCGTCGACATTCCCGGCGCCGGACGACTGATCTCGGGCTACGCGCTCGGCGTCGTCGTCGGCGCACCGCTGCTCATCGCCGCGGCGAACCGGTTCCCGCGCAAGCACGTGCTCATCGCGTTGATGGGCGGGTACGCCGCGTTCAACGTGCTGTCGGCGATCGTGCCCGGCTACGGCCTCGTGCTCGGCGCCCGCTTCCTCGCCGGCCTGCCGCACGGCGCGTTCTTCGGCATCGGCGCGGTCGTCGCCGGCAGCCTGGTCGCCCCGGACCGCCGGGCCCGAGCGATGGCGACGATGTTCGCCGGGCTCACCCTCGCCAACGTGGCCGGTGTGCCGGTCGGGACACTGCTCGGCCAGCAGATCGGCTGGCGCTGGGTGTTCGCCGTCGTCGGGCTGATCGCCGCGGCCGCCGCGGCCGCGGTCGCCCTCTGCGTGCCGGACGTCCGCAGCGCCGCCGGAGTCCGCATCGGCCAGGAGATGCGCGCGCTGGCCCGCCGCCCCGTGTGGATGGCGCTGCTCGTCGCGACGGTCGGCGGCGCCGTCCTGTTCACCACCTACAGCTACGTCACCCCGATGCTCACCGAGATCGCCGGCTTCACCCCGACCGAGGTGACGCTGCTGCTCGCGCTGTTCGGCGTCGGCATGACCGTCGGGAACATGGTCGGCGCCCGGCTCGCCGACATCGCCACCCTGCCGACGATCTACGCGGCGCTGGTCGCGGACGCCGTCGTCGCGCTGCTCTTCGTGCCCGCCCTGCAGAACCAGGCGACCGCGGTGATCGCGCTGTTCACCTTCGCGGTGACGACGTTCGCGATGGTCCCGGCCGTCCAGCTGCGGATCATCAACGCGGCCGGGGACGCGCCCAACCTCGCCTCGGGGGCGAACCAGGCCGCGTTCAACGTCGCCAACGCGGTCGGCGCGGCGCTCGGTGGTGCGGTGATCGCCGCCGGGTACGGCTACGCGTCGCCGAACGTCGTCGCGGCCGGCCTGGCCGTCGTCGGGCTGGGCCTCGCGGTCCTCGCCGGCCGCTCCGAGAAGGCGACCGCGCGCCGCGAGCTCGCGGCCGTGTCCAGCTAGCGGCCCGCCCGGCGCAGGGCCTCGGTGAACACCTCGGCGATCGCGGCGTGGCCGCGGTCGTTGGGGTGGAACCGGTCCGAGGCCAGCTTGCCGTGCCAGTGCCGCGTCCGCGGGTCCCTGAACTCGGCCAGCACGAGCCCGCGGCACCGCACGGCGTCGTCGATCAGGCCGTTGACCTGCAGCGCCGCCGCGAACGTCCCCGGCTGGTTACCGATCACGGTCCCCGGCGGCAGCCGGTCGAGCAGCACCGCGTACCGGTTCCCCGTGCCGTCCTGGTGCCGGGGCTGCAGGAGGTCGTTCGCGCCGATCAGGCAGAGGAGCAGGTCCGGGCGCAGCCGTTCCGCGGCCGGGAGCTGCTGGGCCAGGACGTCGTCGACCCGGGCGCCGTACTGCGCCAGGTTCACGATCCGGTGCCGGGGCAGCGCGGCGGCCAGGCGGCCGACCCAGCCGCCGTCCGGCGACGCGGCACCGACACCGAGCGCCATCGAGTCGCCGAGCGTGACGCACAGCGGCCCCGTGCGGGCGAGCTCGCCGCGGTTGTGGTCCTCCCAGAACGCGGCGTACGGCTCGATCTGCTCCTGCACCCGGCGGATGCCGGGCAGGAACCGGGACGCGAGCGTGATGTAGCGGCCCGGCGGGCGGCCGGTCCGGTTGGAGAAGCGCACGTCACCCGGATCGGTCACGGCGCCAGTGAACCAGATGTCCGCTGATCAGGGTCCGCTCAGACGCCTCTCAGCCACCTGGGCGAGACTGGGCGGCATGCGCATTCTGGTCGTCGACGACGACAAGGCGGTCCGGGACTCGCTGCGCCGCTCGCTGGCCTTCAACGGCTACCAGGTCGACCTCGCCGAGGACGGCCAGGCCGCGCTGGACAAGATGCTCACCGACCGGCCGGACGCGCTCGTCCTCGACGTGATGATGCCCCGGCTCGACGGGCTCGAGGTCTGCCGGCGGCTGCGCAGCGCCGGTGACGAGCTGCCGATCCTCGTGCTGACCGCGCGGGACGCCGTGTCCGACCGGGTCGCGGGGCTCGACGCCGGCGCCGACGACTACCTGCCCAAACCGTTCGCGCTGGAGGAGCTGCTCGCCCGGCTGCGGGCGCTGCTGCGGCGGCGCACGGTCGAACCTGCCGCCGACGGCGACGGGACGAGCGCGGCGCTCACCTTCGCCGACCTGTCGCTGGACCCGGAGACCCGCGAGGTGTCCCGCGGCGGACGGCCGATCAGCCTGACCCGGACCGAGTTCTCGCTGCTGGAGCTGCTGCTCGCCCATCCGCGCCGGGTGCTGACCCGCGCGCAGATCCTCGAACAGGTGTGGGGCTACGACTTCCCGAC
It contains:
- a CDS encoding SDR family oxidoreductase, with amino-acid sequence MSAPARVQNPTSPVVAVVTGAARGVGRGIALALGEIGATVYVADRETRARRRSELPGTVEDTAEQVRSRGGQGVPVAVDVTDDAGVAALFERVRTEHAGLDLLVANAFDGNALPFAGGPFWTLPWEHWHNMIDAGVRGHALTAWHAAPLLIRRRGLAVLTGYTDGNDTGVLAGHLFYDLAMTGISRLAYGLAQDLRPHGVTALALAPGLTRTEAITAALGDALPPGSDSIEFPGRAVRALLQDYDVARHAGRTLPVHDLAAEYGFTDDDGAA
- the puuE gene encoding allantoinase PuuE; its protein translation is MYDSTAEYPRDLVGYGEDGYDPKWPGGARIAVQFVLNYEEGGENHVLHGDPTAETFLSEMFNPTPYPSRHMSMDGIYEYGSRQGVWRILREFDRFGLPLTVFGVATALKRHPAVTEAFLKRGHEIACHGLKWIHYQEVPEDVERAHMEQALEIMQEMTGGLPLGWYTGRDSPNTRRLVVDDGRLLYDSDYYGDDLPFWMTVEKSDGEKKPHLVVPYTLDCNDMRFCLPQGYSDAEPFYRYLRDQFDTLYEEGDPDGLARPKMMSVGLHCRMVGRPGRLTALRRFLEHITSKDGVWVATRGDIAQHWVEHHSLPGA
- a CDS encoding MFS transporter, with the protein product MRAVTTRPSLALAALAVGAFAIGTGEFVIMGLLPDVAGGLGVDIPGAGRLISGYALGVVVGAPLLIAAANRFPRKHVLIALMGGYAAFNVLSAIVPGYGLVLGARFLAGLPHGAFFGIGAVVAGSLVAPDRRARAMATMFAGLTLANVAGVPVGTLLGQQIGWRWVFAVVGLIAAAAAAAVALCVPDVRSAAGVRIGQEMRALARRPVWMALLVATVGGAVLFTTYSYVTPMLTEIAGFTPTEVTLLLALFGVGMTVGNMVGARLADIATLPTIYAALVADAVVALLFVPALQNQATAVIALFTFAVTTFAMVPAVQLRIINAAGDAPNLASGANQAAFNVANAVGAALGGAVIAAGYGYASPNVVAAGLAVVGLGLAVLAGRSEKATARRELAAVSS
- a CDS encoding SGNH/GDSL hydrolase family protein, with the protein product MTDPGDVRFSNRTGRPPGRYITLASRFLPGIRRVQEQIEPYAAFWEDHNRGELARTGPLCVTLGDSMALGVGAASPDGGWVGRLAAALPRHRIVNLAQYGARVDDVLAQQLPAAERLRPDLLLCLIGANDLLQPRHQDGTGNRYAVLLDRLPPGTVIGNQPGTFAAALQVNGLIDDAVRCRGLVLAEFRDPRTRHWHGKLASDRFHPNDRGHAAIAEVFTEALRRAGR
- a CDS encoding response regulator transcription factor gives rise to the protein MRILVVDDDKAVRDSLRRSLAFNGYQVDLAEDGQAALDKMLTDRPDALVLDVMMPRLDGLEVCRRLRSAGDELPILVLTARDAVSDRVAGLDAGADDYLPKPFALEELLARLRALLRRRTVEPAADGDGTSAALTFADLSLDPETREVSRGGRPISLTRTEFSLLELLLAHPRRVLTRAQILEQVWGYDFPTSGNALEVYVGYLRRKTEAEGEPRLIHTVRGVGYVLRESPP